The following are from one region of the Coffea eugenioides isolate CCC68of chromosome 2, Ceug_1.0, whole genome shotgun sequence genome:
- the LOC113761980 gene encoding F-actin-capping protein subunit alpha, with translation MSDDDEETSTEPEELSHKQKLEIAKWFLINSPPGEIQYVAKDVKAVLKDENVYEAAAAEAFPLYNKSHMICLQLPDRSGDVMVTSFSEITEDEYLDPRTAQVAVVNHVKQACTEVRPASDEELPSAYVEEYRCAVDAEISKYVGEAYPKGVCSVYSTKGKHVEEPGSNFELVVVVLASRHSPQNFCNGSWRSIWNVVFEDELQIVELRGRMEVGAHYFEEGNVQLDAKHECKDSTAFQSPDDCAASVMNIIRHHETEYLNSLQTSYLNLPDTTFKDLRRKLPVTRTLFPWHNTMQFSLTRDISKELGIGK, from the exons atgtcAGACGACGATGAAGAAACGAGTACAGAGCCGGAAGAGCTGAGTCACAAGCAAAAACTAGAAATTGCAAAATGGTTCCTCATCAATTCTCCCCCTGGCGAAATCCAATACGTAGCCAAAg ATGTTAAAGCGGTTTTGAAAGATGAAAATGTATATGAAGCAGCGGCAGCGGAGGCATTTCCTCTGTACAACAAATCTCACATGATTTGCCTACAACTTCCTGACCGAAGTGGCGAT GTCATGGTGACATCGTTTAGTGAGATTACTGAAGATGAATATCTTGATCCTAGGACTGCCCAAGTGGCTGTGGTTAACCATGTTAAGCAA GCTTGCACGGAAGTTAGACCGGCAAGTGATGAAGAACTTCCATCTGCATATGTAGAGGAATATCG GTGCGCGGTGGATGCAGAAATTAGCAAGTACGTTGGCGAAGCTTATCCGAAAGGTGTATGCTCAGTCTACTCTACCAAAGGAAAGCATGTGGAAGAACCTGGATCTAATTTTGAGCTTGTTGTGGTGGTTTTAGCTTCTAGACATAGTCCTCAAAATTTCTG CAATGGAAGTTGGCGCTCAATATGGAATGTTGTGTTCGAGGATGAGCTACAAATTGTGGAACTGAGAGGCAGAATGGAG GTAGGGGCCCACTATTTTGAAGAGGGAAATGTCCAATTAGATGCAAAACATGAATGCAAGGATTCAACTGCATTTCAG TCACCTGATGATTGTGCTGCTTCTGTGATGAATATAATTCGCCATCATGAGACGGAGTACCTAAATTCTCTTCAG ACATCTTATTTGAATCTGCCTGATACAACTTTCAAG GACCTTCGAAGAAAGCTTCCAGTTACTCGGACACTATTCCCGTGGCACAACACTATGCAGTTCAGCTTGACCAGAGATATATCAAAAGAACTTGGCATTGGAAAATAG
- the LOC113762349 gene encoding uncharacterized protein LOC113762349 has product MVVERWVETAVGDVLKDGARMLQIKLKNRFRVAVDHHRRMAGFYSTDGDGYFSSTMQRLIQRFSEFRRDSLPSSTMFYRKRVSKDIDLEADSVLTRALQAVAVPVFGNVCHVFMHGLNRVQIYGAEKLHQAVLGRPENKPLVTVSNHVAAVDDPFVLAALLPRNVLLDAHNLRWTLCATDRCFRNPLTSAFFKYVKVLPVSRGDGIYQKGMDVAISKLNRGEWVHIFPEGSRSRDGGKTIGPIKRGVGRLILDADNVPIVLPFVHTGMQDIMPIGAKLPRIGKTVTVLIGDPIQFDDILNLEENQNMSRGKLYDAVIARIRDRLQRLKAQVERLVIEQSLQLQNYPTKVTEQSAGILRQVDWGSLGKETYTRLEDHLSPRKNLTTEKVEVDQTQLQERSLQSRNSKMCLFWEGGIGSRNHGYMESAELMGFAARVLLMNNTPWVNDGFVDSQGVNPLKALNDFRKSMYESYYTPANPSFC; this is encoded by the exons ATGGTTGTGGAGCGGTGGGTTGAAACGGCCGTCGGCGATGTGTTGAAGGACGGCGCTCGGATGCTACAGATTAAGTTGAAAAACCGGTTCAGAGTCGCCGTCGATCACCATCGGAGAATGGCGGGTTTCTACTCCACCGACGGCGATGGATACTTCTCGTCGACAATGCAGCGGTTGATTCAGCGATTCAGCGAGTTCCGTAGGGATTCTCTGCCTTCGTCCACTATGTTCTACCGCAAACGAG TTAGTAAAGACATTGATCTCGAAGCAGATTCAGTCCTGACCCGAGCGCTTCAGGCTGTGGCTGTTCCTGTTTTTGGAAATGTTTGTCATGTTTTCATGCATGGCCTGAATCGAGTGCAG ATATATGGTGCAGAAAAACTTCACCAGGCTGTCTTAGGTAGACCAGAAAATAAGCCCTTAGTTACA GTTAGCAACCATGTTGCTGCCGTAGATGACCCCTTTGTTCTTGCTGCCTTACTTCCCCGAAATGTTCTGTTAGATGCTCATAACTTGAGGTGGACACTTTGTGCAACTGATCGATGCTTTCGTAACCCTTTGACATCTGCATtctttaaatatgtgaaagtgcTTCCAGTTTCTCGTGGTGATGGTATTTATCAGAAG GGAATGGATGTTGCTATATCCAAATTGAATCGTGGTGAGTGGGTTCACATATTCCCCGAAGGCAGCCGTTCTCGAGATGGAGGGAAAACCATAGGTCCTATTAAGAGAGGTGTCGGCAG GTTGATCTTAGATGCTGACAATGTACCAATAGTTCTCCCATTTGTGCACACTGGCATGCAAGATATAATGCCAATAGGAGCCAAGCTTCCCAGGATTGGTAAGACG GTTACTGTACTTATCGGTGACCCCATTCAATTTGATGATATACTCAATTTGGAAGAAAACCAGAATATGTCCAGAGGGAAGCTGTATGATGCCGTGATTGCTAGAATACGCGATCGACTGCAGAGGTTAAAAGCTCAAGTTGAAAGATTAGTGATTGAACAATCACTTCAACTTCAGAATTACCCTACAAAGGTCACTGAACAATCAGCTGGAATTTTGCGCCAGGTTGATTGGGGTTCGCTTGGCAAGGAAACTTATACACGACTTGAAGACCATCTATCCCCGAGGAAAAATTTAACAACTGAAAAAGTAGAAGTAGACCAAACCCAGTTACAAGAAAGAAGCTTACAGAGTCGGAATTCTAAAATGTGTTTGTTCTGGGAAGGTGGAATTGGCTCTAGGAATCATGGTTACATGGAATCCGCCGAGTTAATGGGTTTTGCAGCTAGAGTTTTATTAATGAATAATACTCCTTGGGTTAATGACGGCTTTGTTGATAGTCAAGGAGTTAATCCATTGAAGGCTTTGAATGACTTTAGGAAATCAATGTATGAAAGCTACTATACTCCTGCTAACCCCAGTTTTTGCTGA